The stretch of DNA AGGGCCCGGCGTCAGCTCTTGGGCAGGACCTGGATGTCGAGGTCGATCGAGATGCTGGGTCCGATCGCCGCGATGCCACGGGCGAGCATCGTCTGCCAGTTGATCGTGAAGTCGTCGCGATGCAGCTCGGTCGAGGCGCGGCAGGCCACACGGGTCTCCCCCTCAAGGCCGCGCCCCACCCCGAGGTACTCCGTCTCCAGCGTCACCGTGCGCGTCACCCCGTGCAGCGTCAGACCGCCCGTGATCGCCCAGCGGCTACCGCCCTTGTGCACGAAGCGGTCGCTGTAGAACTCCATCGTCGGGAAACGCTCCACGTCGAGGAAGTCCCCGGACCGCAGGTGGTCGTCGCGCATCTTCACCGCGGTGTCGATGGAGGCGGCGTCGATCACGACGTGCATCGCGGAGTCCTCCATGCGCTCCCCCAGCCGTATGGCTCCCGCGAAGCTGTTGAACCGCCCGTGAATACGGGCAAGTCCGATGTGCCGCGCGGTGAAGGCGACCGAGGAGTGCAGGGGATCGATCTCCCAGTCACCGGGCTCGGGCAGCGCCGGGGGCGTGGCTATCTGGAGCATGACGTCACCGAGCGAGGCGTGCGCGCTCTCCCCTACCGTGGCGTTCGCCCGGTACGGAGTGAACCCTTCCGCCGAGACCGCCAAGCGGTAGTCACCGGCCGGAACGGTCGCGACGAACGAACCGAACGGATCAAGTCCCCCACCGACGACCTTGCGCCCCATGGCGTCACTGACCGCGAACTCCGCGTGCCGCACGGGCTCGTTGACGGGGTCGAGCACCCGGCAGCTGAGCACTCCCGCACTGGGCGGAACCGCCACCGCGGAAAGGGGTCCCCCGACCCGCCCGGCTCGTACTGCCCGACCCACTCGTCCTGTCCGTCCTGTCCGTCCTGCCGATCCTGTCCGTCCTGCCTGTCCTGCCTGCCCGGCTCGCCCTGCCTGCCCGACTTGTCCTGCCTGCCTAACTTGTTCTGCTTGCCCGGCTCGGTTCGTCCGGCCGGCTCGGTTCGTACGGTTTCCCAGCCAACGGCCGAACATATGCGACACACCCCCGCGCACCTTGACAACTCCTGTCACGAAGAGGCATTCGATCACCGTTGCGGCATTCGATGCAACACGAACCCACTTCACTGGAATCCTGCGTTAGCACTTGAACTGTCGCGAGTAGCCGAATTGGTCACCCCGAGTGGCGTTTTGGCGGTGGCCACCTCCAAAGTCGGCGCCGCTCCGTCTGACGGCTCGGTCACTGAACCGCCGGTCGGCCCGATGACCGCGATCGCGCCGTTCGTATCCGTCCGCAGCACCTCCGCTCCCCCAGCCCTCAACGCCGCGACCGTGCGGGGTGCCGGGTGTCCGTATGAGTTGTCCCGTCCGCAAGAGATGAGAGCGAGGCGAGGCGAGGCCCGCCGCAGGAGCCCGGGGTCCTGATAGGCCGAGCCGTGGTGGGCGACCTTGAGCACGTCCACGGGTGGCAGCGCCGCCACCGCCGGGGTGCGCGCCAGGGCTCGCTGG from Streptomyces sp. BA2 encodes:
- a CDS encoding YceI family protein → MAVPPSAGVLSCRVLDPVNEPVRHAEFAVSDAMGRKVVGGGLDPFGSFVATVPAGDYRLAVSAEGFTPYRANATVGESAHASLGDVMLQIATPPALPEPGDWEIDPLHSSVAFTARHIGLARIHGRFNSFAGAIRLGERMEDSAMHVVIDAASIDTAVKMRDDHLRSGDFLDVERFPTMEFYSDRFVHKGGSRWAITGGLTLHGVTRTVTLETEYLGVGRGLEGETRVACRASTELHRDDFTINWQTMLARGIAAIGPSISIDLDIQVLPKS